The following coding sequences lie in one Calidithermus timidus DSM 17022 genomic window:
- the rpmG gene encoding 50S ribosomal protein L33, with protein MAKKGTRILVQMVSTVGTGTFFVTQKNRRNTPEKLTLRKYDSRARKHVLFREEKL; from the coding sequence ATGGCAAAGAAGGGAACCCGCATCCTGGTTCAGATGGTCTCTACCGTCGGAACCGGCACATTTTTTGTAACGCAGAAGAACCGAAGGAACACCCCAGAAAAATTGACCCTGAGAAAGTACGACTCTAGGGCTCGCAAGCACGTTCTCTTCAGGGAGGAAAAGCTGTGA
- a CDS encoding FecCD family ABC transporter permease has protein sequence MSSLRLHRSLRYRQRLLALALLLPFSLLLAAGIGAYFIPPLEIPRILWEKADQAYAVLVSIRLPRVVLAAAVGALLALSGAALQGLFRNPLADPGLIGVTSGAGLGAAIFIVLLPGAGALQVFALPLMAFIGGLLTTLLVWRLASSGGRVQVLTLLLAGIALNAAVGALIGLLISRASDEQLRSLTFWTLGGYGGATWPTLLAMAPTGLVAVWGLMRLARPLNALVLGEQEAFHLGVDLEPFKRQAVAFSALAVGTAVAAAGGVGFIGLVAPHLFRLLAGPDHRYLLPGATLLGATLSVLADLVARTAVAPAELPVGVVTSLLGAPFFIWLLLRHKREVAR, from the coding sequence ATGTCCAGCCTGCGTCTTCACCGCTCCTTGCGCTACCGCCAGAGGCTCCTCGCTTTGGCCCTGCTCCTACCCTTCTCCTTGTTGCTGGCCGCGGGGATAGGAGCCTACTTCATCCCGCCTTTGGAGATTCCCCGCATCCTTTGGGAAAAGGCCGACCAGGCCTACGCGGTGCTGGTCTCCATCCGCCTGCCCCGGGTGGTGCTGGCCGCGGCGGTGGGGGCCTTGCTGGCGCTCTCGGGCGCGGCGCTGCAAGGCCTCTTCCGCAACCCCTTGGCCGACCCGGGGCTCATCGGGGTGACCTCGGGGGCCGGGTTGGGGGCGGCTATCTTCATCGTTTTGCTGCCGGGAGCGGGGGCTTTGCAGGTCTTTGCCCTGCCCCTAATGGCCTTTATAGGGGGGCTTCTCACCACCCTTTTGGTCTGGCGGCTGGCCAGCAGCGGGGGGCGGGTGCAGGTCTTGACCCTGCTGCTGGCCGGCATCGCCCTCAACGCGGCGGTGGGGGCCCTGATTGGCCTTTTGATCAGCCGGGCCAGCGACGAGCAGCTCCGCAGCCTTACCTTCTGGACCCTGGGGGGCTATGGCGGGGCCACCTGGCCGACCCTGTTGGCCATGGCCCCCACCGGGTTGGTGGCGGTGTGGGGGTTGATGCGTCTGGCTCGGCCCCTCAACGCCTTGGTGCTGGGGGAGCAGGAGGCTTTTCATCTGGGGGTGGACCTCGAGCCCTTCAAGCGCCAGGCCGTGGCTTTTTCGGCCCTAGCGGTAGGTACCGCGGTGGCCGCGGCGGGTGGGGTGGGCTTTATCGGGCTGGTGGCCCCCCACCTCTTCCGGCTTTTGGCCGGCCCCGACCACCGCTACCTGCTGCCCGGGGCTACCTTGCTTGGGGCTACCTTGAGCGTGCTGGCCGACCTGGTGGCCCGCACCGCAGTGGCCCCGGCGGAGCTGCCGGTGGGGGTGGTGACGAGCCTCCTGGGGGCCCCCTTCTTCATCTGGCTGTTGCTGCGCCACAAGCGGGAGGTGGCCCGGTGA
- a CDS encoding antibiotic biosynthesis monooxygenase family protein, translated as MFVTMNRIPVNPEYAERFEENFRQRAKLVDRMPGFIRNLVLRPVNLAEEPYVVMTFWESEAHFRNWVGSPEFKEGHAKSSTLPREAFREQNRLESFFVVTDSALKEERS; from the coding sequence ATGTTTGTAACCATGAACCGCATCCCGGTAAACCCGGAGTATGCCGAGCGCTTTGAGGAGAACTTTCGCCAAAGGGCCAAGCTGGTGGACCGCATGCCGGGCTTTATCCGCAACCTGGTGCTGCGCCCGGTCAATTTGGCCGAGGAGCCCTACGTGGTGATGACCTTCTGGGAGAGCGAGGCCCACTTCCGGAACTGGGTCGGTAGCCCCGAGTTCAAGGAGGGTCACGCCAAAAGCAGCACCCTGCCCCGCGAGGCCTTCCGCGAGCAAAACCGTTTGGAAAGCTTCTTCGTGGTCACCGACTCGGCCTTGAAGGAGGAGCGGTCATGA
- a CDS encoding heme ABC transporter ATP-binding protein, which yields MLVVEGLGYTVAGRVLLEGVGFALEAGEVLAVLGPNGAGKTTLLRLLAGEERPSRGRAEFLGRPLERYGALELALLRAVLTQRREVGFPFSAYEVAFMGRLPHLERRAEGPLDHAQTEQALAHTQALPFAPRPYPSLSGGEQSRVDLARVLAQEPKLLLLDEPTNHLDPRHQVEVMVLCRRLAEEGLGVVVVLHDLNLAGLFADRLLLLHQGRMVALGRPAEVLRPERLEAVYGLPFALAQHPSGRPWVMPLAQAELFPVAG from the coding sequence CTGTTGGTGGTCGAGGGGCTTGGCTACACCGTGGCGGGGCGCGTCCTGTTGGAGGGGGTGGGCTTCGCCCTGGAGGCCGGGGAGGTGCTGGCGGTGCTGGGCCCCAACGGGGCCGGCAAGACCACCCTGCTGCGTCTTTTGGCGGGAGAAGAGCGGCCCAGCCGGGGCCGGGCTGAGTTTTTGGGGCGGCCCTTGGAGCGTTATGGGGCCCTCGAGCTGGCCCTATTGCGCGCGGTGCTGACCCAACGGCGCGAGGTGGGCTTTCCCTTTAGCGCCTACGAGGTGGCCTTTATGGGCCGGCTGCCCCACCTGGAGCGCCGGGCCGAGGGGCCTTTGGACCACGCCCAGACCGAGCAGGCCCTGGCCCATACCCAGGCCCTCCCCTTCGCTCCACGCCCCTACCCCAGCCTTTCGGGTGGCGAGCAGAGCCGGGTAGACCTGGCGCGGGTGCTGGCCCAGGAGCCCAAGCTGCTCCTGCTCGACGAACCCACCAACCACCTAGACCCCCGCCACCAGGTGGAGGTGATGGTCCTGTGCCGCCGCCTGGCCGAGGAGGGGCTTGGGGTGGTGGTGGTGCTGCACGACCTGAACCTGGCGGGGCTTTTCGCCGACCGGCTGCTGCTGTTGCACCAGGGGCGGATGGTGGCGCTGGGCCGCCCCGCCGAGGTGCTGCGGCCGGAGCGGCTCGAGGCGGTCTACGGCTTGCCCTTTGCCCTGGCCCAGCACCCCAGCGGCCGCCCTTGGGTGATGCCGCTGGCCCAGGCGGAGTTATTCCCGGTAGCGGGCTGA
- a CDS encoding imelysin family protein — translation MRTPTWIAMLTLLSLAQAQGVDAVKGYLIERVEQQKAATAALVKASQDYFALAQKAGFDYHRLAQTQASPLRQRLQAARAAWVKASPIYESVEGIVAGVESLADFDLNLDAGASAAEGGDAVVTFDLKLEDGRVLRRPGNAFGVLEGTLWGTERAFSSGVRFDVDNDGKLGFGDYLPDAHVLKAGAAKLDELTGELLKAARQWQPTPADVFGALVANVPTAAAVFVERWKTSRFVLGDKATRRDFNVISSLDDLVNNIRSWQALYAGASSLVRAKNPALDRQITEGLSGLKAYAERLVAQEKVRRFSLEQAELIYKEADNRATAVTGKLAQAAALLGLKVGQ, via the coding sequence ATGCGCACACCTACTTGGATTGCCATGCTTACCCTGCTCAGCCTGGCTCAGGCCCAAGGCGTAGATGCGGTCAAGGGCTACCTGATTGAGCGGGTGGAACAGCAAAAAGCTGCCACTGCGGCCTTGGTCAAGGCCAGCCAGGACTACTTCGCCCTGGCCCAGAAAGCCGGTTTCGACTACCACCGACTGGCCCAAACCCAGGCCAGCCCACTGCGTCAGCGGCTGCAAGCGGCCAGGGCGGCCTGGGTGAAGGCCAGCCCCATCTACGAGAGCGTGGAGGGGATTGTGGCGGGGGTGGAGTCGCTCGCCGACTTCGACCTGAACCTAGACGCTGGGGCCTCCGCCGCCGAGGGGGGCGACGCGGTGGTCACCTTCGATTTGAAGCTGGAAGACGGCCGGGTGCTGCGGCGCCCCGGCAACGCCTTTGGGGTGCTGGAGGGCACCCTCTGGGGCACCGAACGGGCCTTTAGCAGCGGGGTGCGCTTTGACGTGGACAACGACGGCAAGCTGGGCTTTGGCGACTACCTGCCCGACGCCCATGTGCTCAAGGCGGGGGCGGCCAAGTTGGATGAGTTAACCGGAGAGTTGCTAAAGGCGGCCCGGCAATGGCAACCAACTCCCGCTGACGTCTTTGGGGCCCTGGTGGCCAACGTACCCACCGCGGCCGCGGTTTTCGTGGAAAGATGGAAAACCTCCCGCTTTGTATTGGGCGATAAGGCCACCCGGCGCGACTTCAACGTGATCTCCTCCTTGGACGATCTGGTGAACAACATTCGCTCCTGGCAGGCGCTGTATGCGGGGGCCTCGAGCCTAGTCCGCGCCAAAAACCCCGCCTTAGACCGCCAGATTACCGAGGGGCTCTCGGGCCTAAAGGCCTACGCCGAGCGGCTGGTGGCCCAGGAGAAGGTGCGCCGCTTCAGCCTGGAGCAGGCCGAGCTCATCTACAAAGAGGCCGACAACCGGGCCACCGCCGTCACCGGCAAGCTGGCCCAGGCCGCGGCCCTGCTGGGCCTTAAGGTGGGCCAATGA
- a CDS encoding APC family permease → MNLPCSLHWLQGLLLISGAFFVVIYQSGWALAELGGWSLLIWLHAALLGVLQAYWLYRLAQAYPHKAGGTAVYAREVFGGRSRWLAFLSGWGYWLAWTPATVLNSYICATLLNGALESSFNPTLLTIGIMALLYALNWFGLGRVMVSSYALAFLTFLPLLVLVGIALDTFEVSRLYALLNPPTRLDALGYLKWFFVVAWTAYGLEMISSVVAEIRGGLKPMFGWAAAWSLLAFAGIPFLLAMVSDAETLQNDPVMALKPLFVAYLGPQGATLLLLFLVGALLYSALAILVPSTRTVYQMSLDGLLPPYFARLNRYGTPQGSLVLDMGLNLALLLVFGPSLVSILAVANVGYMAVFVLLPWVYALFLRRRGGLNGPTAALIGGVFGFNLLVLLLGSYAWGGLVFWMGWLLLGLGVLLFFVAARARPEESAMQRG, encoded by the coding sequence ATGAACCTGCCCTGCTCACTCCACTGGCTGCAGGGCCTGCTCCTCATCTCAGGAGCTTTTTTTGTGGTGATCTACCAGAGCGGCTGGGCCCTGGCCGAGCTGGGGGGTTGGTCCTTGCTCATCTGGCTGCACGCGGCCCTCCTCGGCGTGCTGCAAGCATACTGGTTGTACCGGCTGGCCCAGGCTTACCCCCATAAGGCGGGGGGCACCGCGGTCTACGCCCGGGAGGTCTTTGGGGGCCGAAGCCGGTGGTTGGCCTTTCTGTCCGGCTGGGGGTACTGGCTGGCCTGGACGCCGGCCACGGTGCTCAACAGTTACATCTGTGCCACCTTGCTCAACGGAGCCCTGGAAAGCTCTTTCAACCCCACCCTCCTCACCATCGGCATAATGGCCCTGCTGTATGCGCTCAACTGGTTTGGCCTGGGGCGGGTGATGGTCTCGAGCTATGCACTGGCTTTTCTCACCTTTCTACCCTTGCTCGTACTGGTGGGAATTGCCTTAGATACTTTTGAGGTAAGTAGGCTTTACGCCCTATTGAATCCTCCTACCCGCCTCGACGCCCTTGGCTACCTCAAGTGGTTTTTCGTCGTAGCATGGACGGCTTATGGCCTGGAGATGATCAGCAGTGTGGTGGCCGAGATCCGGGGCGGCCTGAAGCCCATGTTTGGTTGGGCTGCGGCCTGGAGCCTTTTGGCCTTTGCTGGGATTCCCTTCCTGCTGGCCATGGTCAGCGATGCAGAGACCCTGCAAAACGACCCCGTTATGGCCCTCAAACCCCTCTTCGTGGCGTACCTGGGGCCACAAGGGGCCACGCTGCTGCTGCTTTTTCTGGTAGGTGCGCTCTTGTACAGCGCCCTGGCCATCCTGGTGCCCAGCACCCGCACGGTCTATCAGATGAGCCTTGACGGACTTCTTCCCCCCTACTTTGCCCGGCTCAACCGCTACGGCACCCCACAAGGCTCGCTGGTGCTGGACATGGGGCTCAACTTGGCCTTGCTTTTAGTCTTTGGCCCCAGCCTGGTTTCCATCTTGGCCGTGGCCAACGTGGGGTACATGGCCGTCTTTGTGTTGCTGCCTTGGGTTTACGCCCTGTTTTTGCGCCGCCGCGGCGGGTTAAACGGGCCAACGGCGGCGCTCATAGGCGGGGTTTTTGGCTTCAATCTGCTGGTGCTGCTGCTGGGCAGCTACGCCTGGGGCGGGCTGGTCTTTTGGATGGGCTGGCTTCTTTTGGGGCTTGGGGTTTTGCTTTTCTTCGTTGCGGCCAGGGCGCGCCCCGAGGAAAGCGCCATGCAGAGGGGTTAG
- a CDS encoding FTR1 family iron permease: MRRWVGLLLGLGLALAQPTPAERAEGLRARLVEAQLELAFDPQAAAGLLQAVQVEATALAKAGLAVDLSPLRKALGARDEAAFAAARAHLWTDLLRQGYLRLERAVRAGDLAAAQDWALLREYRPATRYAAPEAEATLALEELRQGRLRPEEALLALRADLLGAYQARLEAALRDLEEAQSQGQPVRAAEQRALAQGYFEILAPAYQEARGAAKLAEARQALATGPLAAIREALSGFQAAPLSPRERARRANQTLRFLDLVPVEYSRGVVGSTEAVRVTKALEIEEATAFLESARTAWSALEPMFQAAKVEGVRQGFKELERGLQAAHQGENPPSAQALEEGVKALRQQLEALLPAEWRRADPAGDLEVIRQQLKALENAVAQGRYDLAETARMDAYALLESGPEARLRVFAPALALAIEDLFWNGRNPDGLARLIRQKAPPSEVRETRQRLEAKLREASGFLSTQSAPAATLANAAVIVFREGLEAVLILAALLGSLKRPEVRRFRRPLWQGALLAFGVTVLTWFAMRGLLTQFARYGERLEAVVSLLAIAVLLLIMNWFFHQVYWTDHLAGFHQQRQRLLRAEAGQYLGLLSLGFVSVYREGFETVLFLQSLVLQSSLAPVLLGIGLGLLATLGVGFVVFALQAKLPYKRMLIATGVLLLLVLFTMVGTTVHVWQVVGWLPVHPIGGLALPYWVGMWLGLYPTWEGLLAQVLAVGVVLGSYFLAEGLKRRALLNNLRHT, translated from the coding sequence ATGAGGCGCTGGGTGGGGCTTTTGTTGGGGCTTGGACTGGCCCTGGCTCAGCCCACCCCCGCCGAGCGGGCCGAGGGGCTTAGGGCCAGGCTGGTGGAGGCCCAGCTCGAGCTGGCCTTCGACCCTCAGGCGGCGGCTGGGCTGCTCCAAGCGGTCCAGGTGGAGGCGACGGCTTTGGCCAAGGCCGGGCTAGCGGTAGACTTAAGCCCCCTGAGGAAGGCCCTCGGCGCGCGGGATGAGGCGGCGTTTGCCGCGGCGCGGGCCCACTTATGGACCGACCTGTTGCGCCAGGGCTACTTGAGGCTGGAGAGGGCGGTGCGCGCTGGGGACCTCGCGGCGGCCCAGGACTGGGCCCTGTTGCGCGAGTACCGGCCCGCCACCCGCTACGCCGCGCCCGAGGCCGAGGCCACCTTGGCCCTGGAGGAGCTGCGCCAGGGCCGTCTAAGACCCGAGGAAGCCCTCCTGGCGCTGCGCGCCGACCTGCTGGGGGCCTACCAGGCCCGGCTGGAGGCCGCGTTGCGCGACCTCGAGGAGGCCCAGTCCCAAGGCCAGCCCGTCCGGGCCGCCGAGCAGCGGGCCTTGGCCCAGGGCTACTTTGAGATTCTGGCTCCGGCCTACCAAGAAGCCCGGGGGGCCGCCAAGCTGGCCGAGGCCCGCCAGGCGCTGGCGACAGGCCCGCTTGCGGCGATCCGGGAGGCCCTCTCCGGCTTCCAGGCGGCCCCCCTCTCCCCCCGTGAGCGGGCTCGGCGGGCCAACCAGACCCTGCGCTTTTTGGACCTGGTGCCGGTGGAGTACAGCCGGGGGGTGGTGGGTTCGACGGAGGCGGTGCGGGTCACCAAGGCCTTGGAGATTGAGGAGGCCACGGCCTTTTTGGAAAGTGCCCGCACCGCTTGGAGCGCTTTAGAGCCGATGTTCCAAGCGGCCAAGGTAGAGGGGGTTCGTCAGGGCTTCAAAGAGCTCGAGCGGGGTCTGCAAGCCGCCCACCAGGGGGAGAACCCCCCCAGCGCCCAGGCCCTGGAAGAAGGGGTGAAGGCCTTGCGCCAGCAGCTCGAGGCGCTTTTGCCCGCCGAGTGGCGCCGGGCCGACCCCGCAGGCGACTTGGAAGTCATCCGCCAACAGCTCAAGGCCCTGGAGAACGCGGTGGCCCAGGGCCGCTACGACCTGGCCGAGACGGCGCGCATGGACGCCTACGCCCTCTTGGAGTCGGGGCCCGAGGCCCGGCTTAGGGTCTTCGCTCCGGCCTTGGCCTTAGCGATTGAGGATCTGTTCTGGAATGGGCGTAACCCAGATGGTCTGGCCCGCCTGATCCGGCAGAAGGCCCCGCCCAGTGAAGTGCGCGAGACCCGGCAGCGGCTCGAAGCCAAGCTGCGCGAGGCCAGCGGCTTCCTCTCCACCCAAAGCGCCCCCGCCGCCACCCTGGCCAACGCCGCGGTCATCGTCTTCCGTGAGGGGCTGGAGGCGGTGCTGATCCTGGCTGCTCTTTTGGGGAGCTTGAAGCGCCCCGAGGTGCGCCGCTTCCGCCGCCCATTGTGGCAGGGGGCCTTGCTGGCTTTTGGGGTGACGGTGCTGACCTGGTTTGCCATGCGGGGGCTTCTGACCCAGTTCGCCCGCTACGGCGAGCGGCTCGAGGCGGTGGTCTCCTTGCTGGCCATCGCGGTGCTGCTTTTGATCATGAACTGGTTCTTCCACCAGGTCTACTGGACCGACCACCTGGCCGGCTTCCACCAGCAAAGACAGCGCCTGCTGCGGGCCGAGGCCGGGCAGTACCTGGGGCTGCTTTCCCTGGGCTTTGTGAGCGTCTACCGCGAGGGCTTCGAGACGGTGCTCTTCTTGCAGTCGCTCGTGCTTCAGTCCAGCCTGGCCCCGGTGCTCTTGGGCATCGGGCTGGGTCTGCTGGCCACCTTGGGGGTGGGTTTCGTGGTCTTCGCCTTGCAGGCCAAGCTGCCCTACAAGCGGATGCTCATCGCCACCGGGGTGCTGCTGCTGTTGGTGCTTTTCACCATGGTGGGCACCACCGTGCACGTCTGGCAGGTGGTGGGTTGGCTGCCCGTACACCCCATCGGGGGGCTGGCCCTCCCTTACTGGGTGGGGATGTGGCTCGGGCTCTACCCCACTTGGGAGGGGCTTTTGGCCCAGGTTCTGGCGGTGGGGGTGGTGCTGGGTAGCTACTTCCTGGCCGAAGGCCTCAAGCGCCGGGCACTGCTCAACAACCTTCGCCATACCTAA
- a CDS encoding CobW family GTP-binding protein translates to MNKPPIPTSVLVGFLGAGKTTLINHLLSAQHGKKIAVIVNEFGQVNVDAKLVRFTSEKMVEMSNGCICCTLREDLLQELRTLSELELDYILIESTGIGEPLPIAQTFHMEDLPQRVRLDSIITVLDAENFWQTWQSVDEVKDAEGNPVQVPLAPLLADQLEFTSIVLLNKADRVSESDLQKLESFVRELNPYARIYRTVRGQIEPQKLLGTGLYNYAEGMAHPDWEAEWNKSGSEAEEYGFESFVYQSEQGFEAQAFEAFLHNWPKGVIRAKGWVKFVNHVPVTLSQAGKQIVLEPRMEPLHEGELRALPEAEQARYRALLEALNREPTEIVFIGQGLSKRQDEIVRRLEACLA, encoded by the coding sequence GTGAACAAACCGCCTATCCCTACCTCGGTGCTGGTAGGCTTTTTGGGAGCTGGCAAGACCACCCTGATCAACCATCTGCTGAGCGCCCAGCACGGGAAAAAGATTGCAGTAATTGTGAATGAGTTCGGCCAGGTCAATGTGGATGCCAAGTTGGTGCGCTTCACTTCGGAGAAGATGGTCGAGATGTCGAACGGTTGCATCTGCTGCACTCTGCGCGAAGACCTCTTGCAAGAGCTTCGCACCCTGTCCGAACTCGAGCTCGACTACATCCTGATTGAGTCCACCGGCATTGGAGAGCCGCTGCCCATCGCCCAGACCTTTCACATGGAAGACCTGCCCCAGCGGGTTCGGCTGGACTCGATTATTACCGTATTAGACGCAGAAAACTTTTGGCAGACCTGGCAGAGCGTAGACGAGGTGAAAGACGCAGAGGGCAACCCCGTGCAGGTGCCATTGGCTCCCCTGCTGGCCGATCAGCTCGAGTTCACCTCCATCGTGCTGCTCAATAAAGCCGATCGGGTGAGCGAGTCCGACTTGCAAAAGCTGGAGTCCTTCGTCCGCGAGCTCAACCCCTACGCCCGCATCTACCGCACCGTGCGAGGCCAGATTGAGCCCCAAAAACTGCTGGGTACCGGCCTCTACAACTATGCCGAAGGGATGGCCCACCCCGACTGGGAGGCCGAGTGGAACAAGAGTGGCAGTGAGGCCGAGGAGTACGGCTTCGAGAGCTTTGTTTACCAGAGTGAACAAGGGTTCGAGGCCCAGGCCTTTGAGGCCTTTTTGCATAACTGGCCCAAGGGAGTCATCCGGGCCAAGGGCTGGGTTAAGTTTGTCAACCATGTGCCGGTCACGCTCTCGCAGGCTGGTAAGCAGATCGTGCTCGAGCCCCGCATGGAGCCCCTACATGAGGGGGAGCTGCGCGCCCTACCCGAAGCAGAGCAAGCGCGATACCGAGCCTTGCTCGAGGCACTTAACCGCGAGCCCACCGAGATTGTCTTCATTGGGCAGGGCCTAAGCAAGCGCCAGGATGAGATAGTCAGGCGGCTGGAGGCCTGTCTGGCATGA
- a CDS encoding heme/hemin ABC transporter substrate-binding protein, translating to MRGLLGAAFLALGLGLAQPFTVKDARGQTVTVRSIERIVSLNGVTTEILFALGVGDKVVGRDTSSYYPAAVNRLPTVGYQFQLNAEGILALKPTLVLGREDAKPPQIFDQLTAAGVTVVRVPDKPTLEGAKEKIRTIALAVGQVERGEALVRALERDLLLLRSKQRQATAKRTLRGLFLYLRGTQVTYVCGEGSNPVGMMELAGIANAAKGIKDCAQMTAEAVVAAQPDVIVVFTKGLESVGGLEGLRKLPGVMQTPAGQAGRVVAIDDLYLGGFGPRAGRAALDLFIGAYERQGLYIAGEPAQP from the coding sequence ATGAGGGGGCTTTTGGGGGCTGCTTTCCTGGCCTTGGGCCTTGGCCTGGCCCAGCCCTTTACCGTCAAGGACGCCCGGGGCCAGACCGTCACGGTGCGCTCCATCGAGCGGATTGTGAGCCTGAACGGGGTGACCACCGAGATTCTCTTCGCCCTGGGGGTGGGGGACAAGGTGGTGGGGCGCGACACCAGCAGCTACTACCCGGCTGCGGTGAACCGGCTCCCCACCGTGGGCTACCAGTTCCAGCTCAACGCCGAGGGCATCCTGGCCCTAAAGCCCACCCTGGTCTTGGGCCGGGAGGACGCGAAGCCGCCCCAGATCTTTGATCAGCTCACCGCCGCCGGGGTGACGGTGGTGCGGGTGCCGGACAAGCCCACCCTCGAGGGGGCCAAGGAGAAGATTCGTACCATCGCCCTAGCGGTGGGCCAGGTGGAGCGGGGTGAGGCCTTGGTGCGGGCCTTGGAGCGCGACCTTCTGTTGCTCCGCTCCAAGCAGCGCCAGGCCACGGCGAAGCGAACCCTGAGGGGCCTGTTCCTCTACCTGCGGGGCACCCAGGTGACCTACGTGTGCGGGGAAGGCTCCAATCCGGTGGGGATGATGGAGCTGGCCGGCATCGCCAACGCCGCTAAGGGCATCAAGGACTGCGCCCAGATGACCGCCGAGGCAGTGGTAGCGGCCCAGCCCGACGTGATTGTGGTCTTCACCAAGGGGCTGGAGAGCGTAGGGGGCTTAGAGGGCCTGCGCAAGCTCCCGGGGGTGATGCAGACCCCCGCCGGGCAGGCGGGGCGGGTGGTGGCGATTGACGACCTCTACCTGGGCGGCTTCGGCCCCCGGGCTGGGCGGGCCGCGCTCGATCTTTTCATCGGGGCCTACGAGCGCCAAGGGCTCTACATCGCCGGGGAGCCGGCCCAGCCGTAA
- a CDS encoding flavodoxin, whose protein sequence is MFTLGIFYGSTYGNTYDAACEIAAELKKYFAGEVWIHDVAEQGLKRLEECQALLLGCSTWNIGDLQDDWARCLKQLEAASLQGKKVALFGAGDQYSYPDSFQGALAILAEKVRQAGGELVGFTSTEGYFFSQSLAVENGQFVGLALDYDNQPELSRPRIQAWVEQLAEEMALLRRAVEAEQEVMDE, encoded by the coding sequence ATGTTTACACTGGGCATCTTCTACGGTTCCACCTACGGCAATACCTACGACGCAGCCTGTGAGATTGCTGCCGAACTCAAAAAGTATTTTGCTGGGGAAGTATGGATTCACGACGTTGCTGAACAAGGCTTAAAGCGCCTGGAGGAGTGCCAGGCCCTTTTGCTGGGATGCTCAACTTGGAACATCGGCGATCTGCAAGACGACTGGGCACGCTGCCTGAAGCAGCTCGAGGCCGCCTCTTTGCAGGGCAAAAAAGTAGCCCTTTTCGGCGCCGGTGATCAGTACAGCTATCCTGACAGTTTTCAAGGTGCCTTGGCCATCCTGGCCGAGAAAGTACGTCAGGCCGGGGGAGAACTGGTGGGGTTCACTTCCACGGAAGGCTACTTTTTTAGCCAAAGCCTGGCCGTGGAGAACGGGCAGTTTGTAGGGTTGGCCCTGGACTACGACAACCAGCCCGAGCTTTCCCGCCCACGTATCCAAGCCTGGGTTGAGCAGCTAGCAGAAGAAATGGCCTTGCTGCGTCGCGCGGTAGAGGCCGAGCAGGAGGTAATGGATGAATAA